In the genome of Populus alba chromosome 11, ASM523922v2, whole genome shotgun sequence, one region contains:
- the LOC118031537 gene encoding probable beta-1,4-xylosyltransferase IRX9H isoform X2 produces MASIRRTLSQVYQDRSYQNGVASAQAHKLFSTNNNSGKYSSLTSTSAVAAASVYLRRKGFRRSFYRCTIFFILGLLLGIFPFGQVDNDINKHDFSFEMKPPHVNVQLDTKDNFAFAAVSLGVEKTTPQLDRFSRFDYVERKQVIVITPTYNRALQAYFLNRLGQVLRLVQPPLLWIVVEMTSASAETAEILRKTGVMYRHLVCVNKNNTNVKDRGVHQRNAGLEHIERHRLDGIVYFADDDNVYSLQLFESLRNISHFGTWPVAMLAQSKNKAIVEGPVCNASQVIGWHTNEKSKRLRRFHVDMSGFAFNSTILWDPKRWNRPFSNPIRQLDTVKEGFQLFHRRPHSLSKW; encoded by the exons ATGGCATCAATCCGTCGAACACTCTCACAGGTTTACCAAGACCGCAGCTACCAAAACGGCGTCGCTTCAGCACAAGCTCACAAGCTCTTCAGCACTAACAACAACAGCGGCAAGTATTCTTCCTTGACCTCCACCTCCGCCGTCGCAGCAGCTTCCGTCTATCTCCGCCGCAAAGGATTTCGCAGATCCTTTTATAGGTGCACGATATTCTTCATCCTAGGGCTTTTACTTGGTATCTTCCCGTTTGGTCAAGTGGATAACGATATCAATAAGCATGATTTCTCCTTCGAAATGAAGCCGCCACATGTCAATGTCCAATTGGACACCAAAGATAATTTCGCTTTCGCTGCCGTGTCCCTCGGCGTCGAGAAAACGACACCGCAATTGGATCGATTTTCAAGGTTTGATTATGTAGAGCGAAAGCAAGTGATAGTGATAACACCGACATATAATCGAGCATTACAAGCCTACTTCTTGAATAGATTAGGTCAGGTGTTGAGGTTAGTGCAGCCGCCGTTGTTGTGGATTGTGGTGGAGATGACGTCAGCATCGGCGGAGACAGCGGAGATATTGAGGAAAACCGGGGTGATGTATAGGCATTTGGTTTGTGTTAATAAGAATAACACGAATGTGAAGGACAGAGGAGTGCATCAGAGGAATGCGGGATTGGAGCATATAGAAAGGCATAGACTTGATGGGATTGTGTATTTTGCTGATGATGATAATGTATATTCGCTTCAATTGTTTGAGAGCTTGAGAAATATCAG TCATTTTGGCACTTGGCCTGTTGCAATGCTTGcacaaagcaaaaacaaagcaATTGTGGAAGGTCCGGTATGCAATGCCAGTCAAGTAATTGGATGGCATACAAATGAGAAAAGTAAAAGACTCCGCAGGTTTCATGTTGATATGTCTGGATTTGCTTTCAACAGCACTATCTTGTGGGACCCAAAGAGATGGAACCGCCCCTTTTCAAATCCAATTCGACAGTTAGATACAGTGAAGGAGGGTTTTCAA ctttttcacAGGAGACCACATTCATTGAGCAAGTGGTAG
- the LOC118031537 gene encoding probable beta-1,4-xylosyltransferase IRX9H isoform X1, producing MASIRRTLSQVYQDRSYQNGVASAQAHKLFSTNNNSGKYSSLTSTSAVAAASVYLRRKGFRRSFYRCTIFFILGLLLGIFPFGQVDNDINKHDFSFEMKPPHVNVQLDTKDNFAFAAVSLGVEKTTPQLDRFSRFDYVERKQVIVITPTYNRALQAYFLNRLGQVLRLVQPPLLWIVVEMTSASAETAEILRKTGVMYRHLVCVNKNNTNVKDRGVHQRNAGLEHIERHRLDGIVYFADDDNVYSLQLFESLRNISHFGTWPVAMLAQSKNKAIVEGPVCNASQVIGWHTNEKSKRLRRFHVDMSGFAFNSTILWDPKRWNRPFSNPIRQLDTVKEGFQETTFIEQVVEDESQMESVPPSCSRILNWHLHLDAHGLVYPRGWLLQKNLEVVQPIK from the exons ATGGCATCAATCCGTCGAACACTCTCACAGGTTTACCAAGACCGCAGCTACCAAAACGGCGTCGCTTCAGCACAAGCTCACAAGCTCTTCAGCACTAACAACAACAGCGGCAAGTATTCTTCCTTGACCTCCACCTCCGCCGTCGCAGCAGCTTCCGTCTATCTCCGCCGCAAAGGATTTCGCAGATCCTTTTATAGGTGCACGATATTCTTCATCCTAGGGCTTTTACTTGGTATCTTCCCGTTTGGTCAAGTGGATAACGATATCAATAAGCATGATTTCTCCTTCGAAATGAAGCCGCCACATGTCAATGTCCAATTGGACACCAAAGATAATTTCGCTTTCGCTGCCGTGTCCCTCGGCGTCGAGAAAACGACACCGCAATTGGATCGATTTTCAAGGTTTGATTATGTAGAGCGAAAGCAAGTGATAGTGATAACACCGACATATAATCGAGCATTACAAGCCTACTTCTTGAATAGATTAGGTCAGGTGTTGAGGTTAGTGCAGCCGCCGTTGTTGTGGATTGTGGTGGAGATGACGTCAGCATCGGCGGAGACAGCGGAGATATTGAGGAAAACCGGGGTGATGTATAGGCATTTGGTTTGTGTTAATAAGAATAACACGAATGTGAAGGACAGAGGAGTGCATCAGAGGAATGCGGGATTGGAGCATATAGAAAGGCATAGACTTGATGGGATTGTGTATTTTGCTGATGATGATAATGTATATTCGCTTCAATTGTTTGAGAGCTTGAGAAATATCAG TCATTTTGGCACTTGGCCTGTTGCAATGCTTGcacaaagcaaaaacaaagcaATTGTGGAAGGTCCGGTATGCAATGCCAGTCAAGTAATTGGATGGCATACAAATGAGAAAAGTAAAAGACTCCGCAGGTTTCATGTTGATATGTCTGGATTTGCTTTCAACAGCACTATCTTGTGGGACCCAAAGAGATGGAACCGCCCCTTTTCAAATCCAATTCGACAGTTAGATACAGTGAAGGAGGGTTTTCAA GAGACCACATTCATTGAGCAAGTGGTAGAAGATGAAAGTCAAATGGAAAGTGTACCACCCAGCTGTTCAAGGATACTGAACTGGCATCTTCATTTAGATGCTCATGGTCTTGTCTATCCCAGAGGCTGGCTGCTCCAGAAGAACCTAGAAGTTGTTCAGCCCATCAAGTGA